CTGTGAAGTCTTCTGTGTGAAACTCTGGATACTCTGCAACGTCTGCTTCCATTTTCTGCCAACTACAAACGagacattaaaataaatgactgaagaaacagaagaataaaCTAGTCAATATGTGAATAATATTAGGTTGTAAATAATCAAAATGGTCCcacatataacatttttttagatttaCTTTACAACTATAAGATATGTTAATATGTGagatatatcaatatatattgatatgtaaaacattatatagTCATTTACTGCTTTTAATTTGTTaccttattattttgtaatgtatGATTTTCGTATTCATTAACACGATTAATTCGTAGTAAagtcaataataatatatgtagtCACCGGGCTATTACATAGTAGACAACCcgaaataaacttaatttttataatttacgtAAATAGTACACAAAAATTACGTCCTAAAAATCCTATCGAGAAACATTTATTGATGTAAAAATCGTttctcaaatatatatatatatatatagacttCAAATGATTAAAAGAAAACACTGAAAGAAATAGACTTATTTGTTTAAAAGgagaaaagaaatgaattatacTGTTATTACAAAATTAGTGCTACCTACAATCGAACATTTTCAttagtaacattttattataccaTTTTGTGTGTAATTTTGAACTAATTTAAGTTACTCGACAGCggacatttttaatattatataaaaaaagacgttatattccaaataattattgtatattcgTCGAATCAAACAAACCTTTTTATCACTTCGTAATACAGAGGTCTTTTACTTAGATTTTTCAATCCAATCAGGCAAGGACATTCCACCGTTGTTAATACGTAACATCTGAATATGCCTCTTCCTTGCGTTGTGTCAACAAGCACTTTTAAATGTGGAGGTAGAATAAGAGAGACGTATGTCCGTGGTAAATTGTCCCTCAGGTATCGAAGGGTTTTAATTAGATCCTTTTTATGGTCGTCAACGATAGACCATGGTGAAGGGATATTGCATATGTTCGTACAAAAATCGTTGTTTCCAATCATAAATGTAATCATCTGCAAACACGTATCTCTTTAACATGATTATTCCTAGTTAAAATGTACGAGGAATCTCTTCAGTTTGAACACAATGGAATAGCTTATAAAGaactaaaaatgtttattttactaattaaatttactaaatttactaaatttactcgttttattcgttttacccGTTTTACCCGTTTACCCGTTTACCCGTTTACCCGTTTTACTCAGTGTACTCATTTTACTCGGTACATAattcattattgtattaaatttatttacaagaaCACAAAAGTGACCTTGTTTTCAACATGGGCTTATTGTTCTTGTTTTCAGGAATTATTTCGAACTAATTGAAAGTAGTTTTTCTTGCACCGTGAATAACAtctgcatatatatatattaatataaatatgtatatatttaacattttaaagtaatttacaacttCCACGCAAACAGAATCTGAAAAGATTTCTACATacaactgttttaaatagttaatcTTTGTATATAAAAAAAGTTACAATCTCGAGGAAAATGTGTTTATTATAACGTTATCTGGTTCACATTAATCTGTTCATAAATCTTAAACGTTCTATTAATTACCgttgtatttaaaattcttatttagtATACAACCTTCCAATGGTTTTTCATGTCAACCCTGGGatccttttttattttgttgacTAGATATTGTGCCATAAAAGGCATGTCTCGGGACATTGCACCAATTTCGGCGACATTGAATTGCGATGCCGAGTGAGCAGTATACGAATCTCCGAGTGCATAGCCAAACAATTTTGGATTGAATTCCTGTATAAGAAGAAAAccattataaatcaatattctGTACAGTAGGTAATTAAATAgcatcatttttataaattagaaacaaaaattcagtttaaaaaccTAACTTGAAAGAGTAATGCCAGAACTATTAGAATTTTgggaaaaaatgtaattgtagAACTTTCTAAGttaattctatgaaattttatgTTACACGAAgctcctttaacactaaaactaccaagcttttaatataattgatatgtaatccctataaaaattctaacaatagagtatttttagttttttttagaCATTCATAATAGtattctagtgaaactatttattttcaaaatcgtttcgaatattcaatgctttgaagatatcaataattgcgaaataaaaaagcAGGAACCCGTCATTTTGACTATTACTgttagttctagtattaaaaatctattttcacGTTAGGTCTATTAGTATCCATATACCATTTCATTGGAATAACCATTAATTTTACCAACTTTCGTAACAATTACTCGCAATGTGGCAATTGTTTCGTATATAAGTACAATATTAGtgcttttccaatattttcaaatagtttagtaaagtacaatattaaattgtagTTTAATCAGGTCATGTAGCCACAATTTCAGGATTAAAAACCAAGAATATTTCGGATAACGAAGGGTTGATATCGTAAATAGAAATCGTTAAGTACCTTAAGAATATTCGGAAGTGTCAAATAAGTTCGCCAATTCCCCTGGCCACCGGAGCTCCCCGAGACACCTCTGTTTTCGATCGCTATTTCAAGGAGATTGGTCGCAAATATTGCATTGCCCGCTGTCAACGAATCACCTATCGATCCGATCACATCTATGTCTCCTGGCCTCAAACGATGAACAGAAGTCGGTACTCGCGGAGATCTGCCGCCTATCCATGAaagttataaacaaaattaaacttGTTACATCACGAACAAGAAATCTCATACTTTACTAGCCGAATGTTTCTCACTTGGAAATTTACTTTTGTAAGTTTTTGAATTTATGAACTTTTTAGATTGTTTCATACTGTTTTGGTTCCTCCTTAATTGAATTGATgtggtaaagattttaaagGGAATTTgacaaagataaatattacttaatcctTCTTGAGCtcaaattaaacattgttcttctgttatgaataattatacgtTAGAGCAAATACAGACATCAAATACTCCTAAAATTgttctattttttcaaaaaattattaatggcaaagtagttatATCGATCACAGTGCAAAAATacatcgtagggcaaggggttagcaAGTTAAGTGCCATAAAAATCTTGAGAGCTTAACGTAACAGTTATTCTTTTGCACTAAAGATAAGTAGGAacgatcattaattattttgcattacactattatcaacttacttacgtaattaatcatttttatttgatatgagtcatcttttatattataattgttttcaagtatttCCGAAGGATCGATCATCTAATTTTTAAGTGCAAGGAAGGTAAGGTAATGCACACGTTGATTTAAACATAGTAATCGAACATGTAAAATAATCTCCCATTATACTTTATTGCaactgaaatttaatattaaaataactgaATCTCAAATTACCTGTCACGTTACATGGAAAAGGAACATTTGCAGGAATTTCTTCTTGGGTATTCGGAAGTATATTGTCCCCACTGCTTCTTCTGTTTGATGTCCTATCAACTGCAAGGGATTGAATTGTCAGTAACAATGAGACGAAAATCAACAATTGAAGAATAATGATTTTGGCTCTAATCTTTATTCGTCAATAAAAATGGCTGcatcatttattcattaataaaaacgGCGCTAttgtttattcattaataagtAAGAATCCGTTTTAATCAGAAGCAACAAGTCAATTTAAGTAAACTTTCATTTCGTAGATTACGAAAGGGCGCTATTGACACGAAATGAAAGTTAAATGATTCTTTTAAAATATGTCTTCAAACACTTGCataaaaattgatgtcgaatattTAAGCATTTAATTTAAACACTTACTAAACTGTTAAACATCATTAAATCTATTTATCCTTTGAAATCTAATAGAACACTGAACaaaaacactagaactaccgtatcagtcaaaatgattggtttatattttttatttcgcaattattgatatcttaaaagcatagaATACTcgatgaaatgattttgaaaataaatagtttcacttgaatgtctgaagaagcggcaataatctattgttacaatttttgtagggattacatattaatcgtattaaatgctcgatagttttagtgttaattaaacggAAACACTGTTAAGTGTTGAAAATATGATCCAAATATGATTCTATTTGAATaactttctttattttaacattcaaaCTAAAAATATACGTACAAGAAACCTGTTTGAGTGCACGTTTGGTTTATTTtccgtataaaacaatacaatacaatgaattcaattgaaatttctcaAATCTTTCgatttcaaagaattaaaactggatttcaaaataaacttgTGCCCGAAAACTCTGCTagagattcattgaaaatttaaaagattCTTTAAACTTTTTATCTGGCacaggtttaaccctttggattcaaaagtttttcactataaatatttaacattctttaatgagatataaacgacactttttgaaactaactcaacAAAAAACatacacataaattaaggaaaaaagctattttatctcAATATCTCACGTATCAGTGCATTATACAAatctcaatattaaatattatactttataacttTGCTGTAACCAATCTCGTGGCAGCTGAGtgtcgcctctcgagtacaaTCCGTTAATACCCACCGCACGTGCACCGTTTCGCGCCACCATGCAAACGTCAAAGATACTCGAAGTCTTTCCTGTACATACCAAAAACGCAGAGAAGAATCTAATTGTAACattcaaattaaccctttgcatggAAGGTGACTCTCGATCACTGgatttcatataacaaaattataggcTTACATATAATgctatacttcgtataatgcatcgatatgggaagtattgaaagaaaacaaCTTTGCTTCATAATTTCTATACGTTTCCtcattagttagtttcaaagaatgtcgcttgtatctcattgaaaaaggtagaatatttctagtgaaacactTTCGTCTGCAGAGTTAAGCTTACGCAGCATTCAAAAGGAAACCACACGCAGTACCTTCGAAAAAACGAATCTACAGTTTCACGTCAAAACTAAAGTCCAGTGATCATCGATCCACTCCAATCAAAATAAACTTGTCAGAGAAAATTCCGAATCGAGTTTCATCGAAAACTTCGAAGCAGCCGCACACAAAGACCATCGAAATTCTTCATCTACGTACCAAAAGCGCGGAAGAGGAGACGACGAACTTGTCCGTAAAGCATTAAATTCCCCGGACTATCCAGTGCCGTCCTTTGAGCCGCGATCAGGACACAAAACTGCAAGACCGATAGGAACTTTATTAGCTGGCTCATCGCAAGCGCGCGTCGCGGACGGCGTACTGGAGACGATGATGCGAGCTTTCCTTCACGCGGCACCGAACGAATCTGAAATGGCAGTACCGTCTGCCTTTCAGAGGTTCTGGCCGTGATCTGAGATCGAAATATTCACAGGACAATACGAAACCTCCGCGCCGGCTGCTGCGTACACGTATCATCGACCTTGATAGTGCCACAACCGGTACTGAGTTTCAATGATCGTTGCGAAGGATGCTCGTTACTGCCACCCGTGATTGAGAAAAAGTTGCCGAACACTTGGGTGAATCGAATGGCGACCGTGAATTAAGGGGTGTGTTTCATGAGCTGCTCATTGGGTAAATCGATAAACACCGGTTGTTGAAGATTGTTTCTATACGTAACACCCagtaaaatgtacttttgttttctcaaaagtgattattattatttcttttgtttgactatgtgaaataaatgtctatttctaaaacttataccagcttttctttccagtattttgttttctcttatgTGTTCCATTATACAACAgttttaatactaaacgtacgggtcaaatgatcggttttgaaatttgatttaaaattccgctttttctttcgttcattgaaCTTTATAGTAATTCTTAtattaacttgtttacctttggTGTCTAACCAATTGTTTCAGTAGTTACCGTAAGTTATAATACTGTTCGGTACGTTGTGCACGTGGTTCGGACGTTTTATGGTGACATGGACcgttatttcattgaaacaattGGCTCTAGAAAAACCGAGCGTTTATTGgggttgatatgtaatcttcacaaagattgtaacaatacatttttcttcgattGCTTCAGACATTTGTCATAGTATgtcaatgaaactatttattttcaaaatcacttcgaatatttgatggttttaaaatttcaataattacgaaataagaaatctAAAACCCAGTAATTTAACAtctgcggtagttctagtaataATAGGCTACTagttatacattttatttcgatgtttaatATGATAAGGGTATAGAATTTGTGACAATAATGAAtgctaagaagaaaataataaatttcgtaagaaaaaatatagaatatagatatatatttacatatttatttattatcttaataagatattattatatcttatatatcatttaaaacatactaatatttttaaaaatattacaaaactaataatattaaaggaCAAGATTATGGGTCAAGAAAATTTCAGACGACTGGAGTGAATATAAATTCCAAAAGGCTTGAATGTTTAGTCCCAAACTTTGCAATTTCGATAACGCACACGCGTTCgctttttctttcatttgacAGTAAATTAATGCAACAAGAAAAAACGAGTGCAAGGTTAGTAGCATAATTAAGTGTTTACGATGCATTGAAAATCGgtttactttttaataattttagtttttcgCTTTTGATCTTTTTCTGATCAAATAATTCTTAGCTTCTAAAGAATTCTGTTTTCACAAATACTACTTGAAAAACTTATCTATATGTGATTgagaaaatgataatattagaaaaaatattaaaaaaatattccttGACTTCTTATACTCATTAGTTTCTCACTCCAACGAATTTATGGCTGTGTAATGTAAACGAGAGCATTCTCTGCGGAACGTTTTAATACAATCCGTATTCAACGAAATTCATCACGAACAAACGAATGtttgtttgaatttgaattttgtccgagtttgtataatattatattttgcacATAACTGTTATATTAAGAGGCAAAACTTATCTGAagtttaattacaatttcattgtATTTGGTCAGACCACAAATAAtaggattttttaatatttcttttatttttaaaaattgaacttttttttaataaaatacattttccttCATTATCTACAACGTTTCTTTCATATTTCGTCCAAAATTTACTTGTCCAAGACGAAAAATACGGCGCATGCAATCGAAAAATAAGTGTCTAGAAGTAGGACGTACATTACAAATTTTACGGAAGATTTCTTTTATgaatcgaatatttaaaaatgatcaaaaacaattatttttatacctgATTTTGTATTCacgattaatgaattaattgctGCAATTAACAGTGGATTGTTTTCACGTGACATTGTAACTTGCATGAAATGTAACATACGTGCTTCTTTTGAACtgaatcattaaaataaatgaggTTTTATTTCGTATATGAAGAATGctaaaaacaaaggaatagAAACTGTCGTTCGAGTTCGTGAAACTGCCATTGGAGACAAAAACATATTTCAGGAAACAATGTGTTCCACAAATCTTCACGACGTCGTG
This is a stretch of genomic DNA from Nomia melanderi isolate GNS246 chromosome 1, iyNomMela1, whole genome shotgun sequence. It encodes these proteins:
- the LOC116430527 gene encoding phospholipase B1, membrane-associated isoform X1, giving the protein MSQLIKFLSVLQFCVLIAAQRTALDSPGNLMLYGQVRRLLFRAFVDRTSNRRSSGDNILPNTQEEIPANVPFPCNVTGGRSPRVPTSVHRLRPGDIDVIGSIGDSLTAGNAIFATNLLEIAIENRGVSGSSGGQGNWRTYLTLPNILKEFNPKLFGYALGDSYTAHSASQFNVAEIGAMSRDMPFMAQYLVNKIKKDPRVDMKNHWKMITFMIGNNDFCTNICNIPSPWSIVDDHKKDLIKTLRYLRDNLPRTYVSLILPPHLKVLVDTTQGRGIFRCYVLTTVECPCLIGLKNLSKRPLYYEVIKSWQKMEADVAEYPEFHTEDFTVEVLPGIKQVTIPLAEDGYPDLSYMAYDCFHVSQKANALYGNILWNNLMEPHGNKSTDWYPMMKKFLCPTAKKPYLVTRENSRRSNNLT
- the LOC116430527 gene encoding phospholipase B1, membrane-associated isoform X2, with translation MSQLIKFLSVLQFCVLIAAQRTALDSPGNLMLYGQVRRLLFRAFVDRTSNRRSSGDNILPNTQEEIPANVPFPCNVTGGRSPRVPTSVHRLRPGDIDVIGSIGDSLTAGNAIFATNLLEIAIENRGVSGSSGGQGNWRTYLTLPNILKEFNPKLFGYALGDSYTAHSASQFNVAEIGAMSRDMPFMAQYLVNKIKKDPRVDMKNHWKMITFMIGNNDFCTNICNIPSPWSIVDDHKKDLIKTLRYLRDNLPRTYVSLILPPHLKVLVDTTQGRGIFRCYVLTTVECPCLIGLKNLSKRPLYYEVIKSWQKMEADVAEYPEFHTEDFTVEVLPGIKQVTIPLAEDGYPDLSYMAYDCFHVSQKANALSRW